The genomic window GACCGCACCGAGTACCTCTCGCGCATCGACGAGCGGACGCTCCGCGAGGTCTACCTCGCACCGTTCGAGGCCGTCGTCGAAGCCGGCGTCTGGACGATCATGGCCGCCTACAACGGCCTCGCCCGAGACGGCGTCGAGCAGACCGCGACCGCGCACGGACCGCTGCTCGAGGGCATCCTCAAGGGCGAATGGGGGTTCGACGGCGTCGTCGTCAGCGACTGGCTCGCGACCAAGCACACGGCGGAGTCGGCGAACGCCGGCCTCGACCTCGTGATGCCCGGCCCCGGCGGTCCGTGGGGCGACGCCCTCGTCGCCGCCGTGCGCGCCGGCGAGGTCTCCGAGGCGACGATCGACGAGAAGGTCGAGCGGATCCTGCGCCTCGCCCAACGCGTCGGCGCCCTGAGCGGACTCCCCGGCACCGTCGAGCCCTACGACGCGCACGGCGCGACCGAGGACCCGGCGAGCGCCGAGACCGTCGCGCTCCTGCGCGAGGCCGCAGCGCGCTCGACCGTGGTGCTGCGCAACGACGGCGGGCTCCTGCCCGTCGACCCCGCGGCGAACGGCGGTCCGAAGCGCATCGCGCTCATCGGCCACAACGCCGTGCACCCGTTCACGCAGGGCGGCGGCAGCGCGTTCGTCACCCCGCCGCACGTGTCCGACCCGCTCACCGCGCTGCGCGCCGCGTACCCGCACGCGCAGGTCGACGTCCACCGCGGCGGCGCGACGACACTGAAGGCACCGCTCGTCGACTCGGCGGTGCTGCGCGCGCCCGACGGCGAGCCCGGCATCCGCATCGACGAACTCGACGCCGACGGCGCGCTCCTCGGCTCGCTGACCCTGCCCGACGCCGAGAGCCTGTGGTTCCCCGTCGTGCGCGGCGAGACGGCATCCGTCCGGCTCACGGTCGACCTCGTGCTCGAGGCGTCCGGTCGTCACGTGCTCGACCTCGGGCCCGTCGGCGCGCACCGCATCGCGGTCGACGGCGTCGAGCGCAGCGCCTCCGACCACGTCGTCGGCGCCGAGGTGATCCTCGACTCCAGCTACTCGAACCCTCCCCACGTCGAGGTCGACGTCGAGGTCGACGCCCCCCGCTCGGTGCGCGTCGAGGCCGACCTGCAGGTCGTCGACGGCGAGTCCTATGGGCGGTTCGTGCGGCTGCACTTCCGGCACCGCGTCCCCGGGCCGACGCTCGACGAGGAGATCGATGCCGCCGTCGCGGCAGCGGCCTCGGCCGACCTCGCGGTCGTCGTGGTCGGCACCAACCCCGAGACGGAGTCCGAGGGCTGGGACCGCCCCGACCTCGCACTGCCCGGCCGGCAGGACGAGCTGGTCCGCCGGGTCGGCGCCGCCAATCCCGCGACGGTCGTCGTCGTCAACGCCGGCGCGCCCGTCATCCTCCCCTGGCTCGACGAGGTGCCCGCCGCGCTCTGGTGGTGGCTGCCCGGCCAGG from Agromyces sp. LHK192 includes these protein-coding regions:
- a CDS encoding beta-glucosidase, encoding MSSTTTAPGETLAPGAGPATGAAAAGEATTPGTDPAALTAMLGLDDKVRLLTGASAWTITELPQVGLRAMTVSDGPIGVRGTGEDGLASAQLPAPSATAATWDVRLQAELGALMAAEARRKGIDVILAPVVNLQRSPVGGRHFECLSEDPLLTARLAVAFVDAIQAGGIGTSVKHFVGNETETDRTEYLSRIDERTLREVYLAPFEAVVEAGVWTIMAAYNGLARDGVEQTATAHGPLLEGILKGEWGFDGVVVSDWLATKHTAESANAGLDLVMPGPGGPWGDALVAAVRAGEVSEATIDEKVERILRLAQRVGALSGLPGTVEPYDAHGATEDPASAETVALLREAAARSTVVLRNDGGLLPVDPAANGGPKRIALIGHNAVHPFTQGGGSAFVTPPHVSDPLTALRAAYPHAQVDVHRGGATTLKAPLVDSAVLRAPDGEPGIRIDELDADGALLGSLTLPDAESLWFPVVRGETASVRLTVDLVLEASGRHVLDLGPVGAHRIAVDGVERSASDHVVGAEVILDSSYSNPPHVEVDVEVDAPRSVRVEADLQVVDGESYGRFVRLHFRHRVPGPTLDEEIDAAVAAAASADLAVVVVGTNPETESEGWDRPDLALPGRQDELVRRVGAANPATVVVVNAGAPVILPWLDEVPAALWWWLPGQEAGSSLAAVLTGEIEPSGRLPWTLPADEADVPVPNGTPVAGYIDYAEGVHVGHRGWDRLGRTPAREFGFGLGYTAWEYRSVEIEPGDGASAHVVANVTIANVGDRDGREVVQAYLEPPATPPASDASAEASDRPVRVLAGFAVADVAAGAQTTVRIEIARRAFEVWDVDRSAWHLPHGEYLLRISRSSRDLRLAVPVTVDDRAPL